The Gouania willdenowi chromosome 7, fGouWil2.1, whole genome shotgun sequence genome includes a window with the following:
- the cbx5 gene encoding chromobox protein homolog 5 → MGKKSRDEESASSDEEEYVVEKVLDRRVVKGRVEFFLKWKGYSEKHNTWEPEKNLDCPELIGEFMKHYKKGSSSGASSTPGSASKTSASSMGRSKESSSSKKKGSDDDEEGESKPKKKKEDEILVARGFERGLEPEKIIGATDSCGDLMFLMKWKDSDEADLVLAKDANHKCPQIVIAFYEERLTWHEDSDKKEKDAVSA, encoded by the exons ATGGGTAAAAAGTCTCGCGATGAGGAATCTGCATCCTCTGACGAGGAGGAATATGTGGTGGAAAAGGTTCTGGACAGAAGGGTGGTGAAAGGCCGGGTGGAGTTCTTCCTTAAGTGGAAAGGATATTCGGA AAAGCACAACACGTGGGAGCCAGAGAAGAATCTTGACTGCCCAGAGCTCATCGGCGAATTTATGAAGCATTATAAGAAGGGCTCCAGCAGCGGCGCCAGCTCCACACCGGGCAGCGCTAGCAAAACAAGCGCATCTTCCATGGGACGCTCCAAAGAATCGAGCAGCTCAAAGAAGAAAGGCTCCGACGATGACGAGGAGGGAGAAAGTAAGCCCAAAAAGAAGAAGGAG GATGAGATTCTGGTTGCACGTGGCTTTGAAAGAGGACTGGAGCCTGAGAAAATCATCGGTGCCACTGACTCGTGTGGGGATCTAATGTTTCTTATGAAGTG GAAAGACTCGGATGAGGCCGACCTGGTTCTTGCCAAGGATGCCAATCATAAGTGCCCTCAGATTGTCATAGCCTTTTACGAGGAGCGTCTTACCTGGCATGAGGACAGCGACAAGAAGGAGAAGGATGCTGTGAGCGCGTAA